From one Lotus japonicus ecotype B-129 chromosome 3, LjGifu_v1.2 genomic stretch:
- the LOC130743849 gene encoding uncharacterized protein LOC130743849 codes for MVFTLVVRHGGWFGSSPYWHYFGGAKSEFHDLDESKWSYSKTVEIVKGLGYKEFDLLWLPDEDVDWHVFRNYTTDMDAKEFAKYAVENDHEGVIFVDNLSKDPPTLPTALKEKKKDANKNVKVQKLRVRKSGRLQAMVRQGTNKGPPEVVELSDDEQFPNEVAMLQNETVLSEPVLLEAVIPEPVIPNVVDPEVAVPEVVDGVDGDKAVEDNQEEENDDSDVSEVDRVDDSEEERDLAKGEEVTNPGFAQAESLLNEHITQMLQQTAADNDDGEKRDETDLCGGYESEDLESVPTDSEQEGIPRRRFERFNEDDMGPNFKFTLGMEFISLTQFKEALTDYCMKNNREYKFKKNDSKRCRVVCLSDGCPFVILCSKVGNKQTYRIKTLKGEHTCARVFDNKSANVRWVKKNLLNKIRTVNKISTNEIVDDFRVNLGIGITRYRAWKGKKLATEEVDGAAEIQYTLLWRFSNELRRRDAGNTCKINFVTPRASLHPRFLRFYMCLEGCKRGFLGGCRPFIGLDGCHLKTKHGGILLSAVARDPNEEYFPLAFAVVESENKDSWRWFMELLMDDIDPTRSSRWCFISDQQKGLMEVFKEELLQGCDHRLCVRHLYANLKTKFGGGVLLRNLMMAAAKATYEEEWREKMQLIKEKNLLAFEWLMEKPTSSWCRHAFSIWPKCDVIMNNLSESFNAAIILARDKPILTMMEWIRTYVMGRFPKMMEKLNNWTGQIMPKPLKRIGFEVGKSKNWIPRQRHVVSLRNRKCSCKFWEINGFPCRHAVCGINFKGYDPKSYVDDCYKRDAFRATYEHEITPLPGPDQWIVTPNDPECILPPLFKRGAGRPKKLRRRDPYDDPNPNKLKRGGAFVRCSRCNQYGHNKKGCKNPIEEEIEIDAAELDAQMDAVLEKLLETESQQATAAPAPGDETHQPTTGQNKKEKKGNKRCSVCKQYGHYKTSCKKYPKKTPNEPISLPGIVIREPTSATVQVPHNNGKQKEKVPEIPRSFDDGCIKSKYIAALIHDNGGATTSCSMVENPEPGSSDPTGSVADAGHQMEIIEEEGGGNVPTQCSVVMDNTLGGST; via the exons ATGGTTTTTACACTGGTTGTGCGACATGGTGGTTGGTTTGGAAGTAGTCCTTACTGGCATTACTTCGGTGGTGCCAAAAGTGAGTTCCATGATCTTGATGAGTCTAAATGGTCCTACTCTAAGACTGTGGAAATTGTCAAAGGTCTTGGCTACAAAGAGTTTGATTTACTATGGCTTCCTGATGAGGATGTTGACTGGCATGTTTTCAGGAATTACACAACAGATATGGATGCCAAGGAATTTGCTAAATATGCAGTTGAAAATGACCATGAAGGTGTTATATTTGTGGACAATCTATCCAAAGACCCTCCCACTCTACCTACTGCAttaaaggaaaagaagaaagatgcCAACAAGAATGTTAAGGTACAAAAACTAAGGGTGAGAAAGTCTGGTAGGTTGCAAGCAATGGTGAGACAAGGAACAAATAAGGGACCTCCTGAAGTTGTAGAGTTATCTGATGATGAGCAATTTCCTAATGAAGTTGCAATGCTACAAAATGAAACTGTTCTCTCTGAACCTGTTCTCCTTGAAGCTGTGATTCCTGAACCCGTTATCCCTAATGTTGTGGACCCTGAAGTTGCAGTTCCTGAAGTAGTAGATGGGGTAGATGGTGATAAAGCTGTTGAGGATAaccaggaagaagaaaatgatgattctgatgtttCTGAAGTTGATAGGGTCGATGATAGTGAAGAAGAAAGGGATTTAGCAAAAGGGGAGGAAGTTACAAACCCAGGATTTGCTCAGGCTGAGTCCCTATTGAATGAGCACATTACTCAAATGCTTCAACAAACTGCAGCAGATAATGATGATGGGGAAAAGAGAGATGAGACAGATTTATGTGGAGGCTATGAGAGTGAGGACCTTGAAAGTGTCCCCACTGATAGTGAGCAGGAAGGGATTCCTAGGAGAAGGTTTGAAAGATTCAATGAGGATGACATGGGCCcaaatttcaaattcacattGGGTATGGAGTTTATATCACTTACACAGTTCAAGGAAGCCCTCACTGACTACTGTATGAAAAATAACAGGGAATATAAATTCAAGAAGAATGACAGTAAGAGATGCAGGGTTGTATGCTTGAGTGATGGCTGTCCATTTGTGATCTTATGTAGCAAAGTTGGAAACAAACAGACTTATAGAATCAAAACTCTTAAGGGAGAGCACACATGTGCAAGGGTTTTTGATAATAAGTCTGCCAATGTTAGatgggtgaagaaaaatttGTTGAACAAAATCAGGACTGTAAACAAAATTAGCACAAATGAGATTGTTGATGATTTCAGGGTAAATCTGGGAATTGGAATTACCAGATACAGAGCTTGGAAAGGTAAGAAGTTGGCAACTGAGGAGGTTGATGGAGCTGCTGAAATACAGTATACTTTGCTTTGGAGATTCAGCAATGAGTTGAGAAGGAGGGATGCAGGTAACACATGCAAAATCAACTTTGTGACACCAAGAGCTAGCTTGCATCCTAGGTTCCTCAGATTTTATATGTGCTTAGAAGGGTGTAAGAGAGGGTTTCTGGGGGGATGTAGGCCATTTATTGGCTTGGATGGATGTCATCTGAAAACAAAACATGGAGGGATCCTTTTGTCAGCTGTAGCTCGTGATCCAAATGAGGAATACTTCCCCCTTGCCTTTGCTGTGGTTGAATCAGAGAACAAGGACAGTTGGAGGTGGTTTATGGAGCTGTTGATGGATGACATTGACCCTACAAGGTCAAGTAGATGGTGCTTTATCTCAGACCAACAAaag GGTTTGATGGAAGTCTTCAAAGAAGAGTTGCTCCAAGGTTGTGATCATAGGCTGTGTGTGAGACACTTATATGCAAATTTGAAGACAAAGTTTGGTGGTGGAGTTCTTTTAAGGAACCTGATGATGGCAGCCGCAAAAGCTACATATGAAGAAGAATGGAGGGAGAAAATGCAGCTCATTAAGGAAAAGAATCTGCTTGCCTTTGAATGGTTGATGGAGAAACCAACATCTTCTTGGTGCAGGCATGCATTTAGCATTTGGCCCAAGTGTGATGTCATCATGAACAACCTCTCGGAGTCCTTCAATGCTGCAATTATTTTGGCCAGAGACAAACCTATTCTCACTATGATGGAGTGGATTAGGACCTATGTCATGGGGAGGTTTCCAAAGATGATGGAGAAGCTTAACAACTGGACAGGTCAGATTATGCCAAAGCCACTTAAAAGAATAGGATTTGAGGTGGGAAAGAGCAAGAATTGGATTCCTAGGCAA AGGCATGTTGTAAGCTTGAGGAACAGGAAATGCAGCTGCAAATTCTGGGAGATCAATGGCTTTCCTTGCAGGCATGCAGTGTGTGGAATTAACTTCAAGGGTTATGATCCAAAGAGCTATGTTGATGATTGTTACAAAAGAGATGCTTTCAGGGCTACTTATGAACATGAAATCACTCCACTTCCTGGCCCTGACCAGTGGATTGTGACACCAAATGACCCTGAGTGCATTCTGCCACCACTATTTAAGAGAGGTGCAGGGAGGCCCAAAAAATTGAGAAGGAGGGACCCATATGATGACCCTAATCCAAACAAGTTGAAGAGAGGAGGTGCTTTTGTGAGGTGTAGCAGGTGCAACCAGTATGGACACAATAAGAAAGGCTGCAAAAACCCAATTGAAGAAGAGATAGAGATAGATGCAGCAGAGCTTGATGCCCAGATGGATGCAGTACTGGAGAAATTGTTGGAGACTGAATCACAACAGGCCActgcagctccagctccagGTGATGAAACACACCAACCAACAACTGGTCAGAATAAGAAAGAG AAAAAAGGTAATAAGAGGTGCAGTGTGTGCAAGCAATATGGTCACTATAAGACAAGTTGTAAGAAATACCCAAAGAAAACCCCCAATGAACCAATTTCTCTACCTGGGATTGTGATAAGGGAACCAACTTCTGCTACTGTCCAAGTCCCTCACAATAATGGAAAACAG AAAGAAAAGGTACCTGAAATTCCTAGATCTTTTGATGATGGCTGCATTAAAAGCAAATATATAGCTGCACTAATTCATGACAATGGAGGGGCGACTACTTCATGTTCTATGGTTGAAAATCCTGAACCTGGCAGCTCAGATCCAACAGGTTCTGTAGCAGATGCAGGACATCAAATGGAAATAATagaagaagaaggtggaggAAATGTTCCAACACAGTGCAGTGTTGTGATGGACAACACCCTTGGAGGTTCAACTTGA